The genomic region GATTCCCACGCCCCGCCACGGCCAAAGCAGACTTGAGCAACTCCAGAGCTTCGGCACAGGATGGCGCCCATGACACAGGGACGACCGCTGCTCAACCGCCGCCTCACCGAGTTCGGCACGACGATCTTCGCGGAGATGTCGGCGCTGGCCGCACAGACCGGATCGATCAACCTCGGTCAGGGTTTCCCCGACACCGACGGCCCCGAGGAGATCCGCGAGGCCGCCGTCCGCGCCCTGCGCGCCGGCCACGGCAACCAGTACCCACCGGGCCCCGGCATCCCCGAGCTGCGCTCCGCGGTCGCGGAGCACCAGCTGCGGCACTACGGACTGGAGTACGACCCCGACGCCGAGGTCCTGGTCACCACCGGCGCCACCGAAGCGGTGGCCGCCTCGCTGCTGGCCCTCCTGGAGCCCGGCGACGAGGTCATCGCCCTGGAGCCCTACTACGACTCGTACGCCGCCTGCATCGCCATGGCGGGCGGCACCCGTGTCCCCGTCACGCTCAGGCCCCACGAGGGTGCCTACCGGCTCGACCTCGACGAGCTGCGCGCGGCCGTCACGCCCCGCACCCGGCTGATCCTGCTCAACACCCCGCACAACCCCACCGGCACCGTCCTGACGCGTGAGGAGCTCGCCGCGGTCGCCGAGCTCGCGTGCGAGCGCGACCTCCTCGTCGTGACGGACGAGGTCTACGAGCACCTCGTCTTCGAGGGCGAGCACATCCCTCTCGCGTCCCTCCCCGGCATGCGGGAGCGCACGGTCAGCATCAGCAGCGCGGGCAAGACGTTCTCGCTGACGGGCTGGAAGATCGGCTGGATCACCGCGAGCCCGGAACTGGTCACCGCGGTCCGCTCCGCCAAGCAGTTCCTGACGTACGTCTCCGGCGGCCCGTTCCAGTACGCCGTCGCCGAGGCCCTGCGGCTGCCCGACAGCTACTTCGACGGGCTGCGCGAGGACCTGCGCGCCAAGCGCGACCTGCTCGCCGCGGG from Streptomyces sp. QL37 harbors:
- a CDS encoding pyridoxal phosphate-dependent aminotransferase, which gives rise to MTQGRPLLNRRLTEFGTTIFAEMSALAAQTGSINLGQGFPDTDGPEEIREAAVRALRAGHGNQYPPGPGIPELRSAVAEHQLRHYGLEYDPDAEVLVTTGATEAVAASLLALLEPGDEVIALEPYYDSYAACIAMAGGTRVPVTLRPHEGAYRLDLDELRAAVTPRTRLILLNTPHNPTGTVLTREELAAVAELACERDLLVVTDEVYEHLVFEGEHIPLASLPGMRERTVSISSAGKTFSLTGWKIGWITASPELVTAVRSAKQFLTYVSGGPFQYAVAEALRLPDSYFDGLREDLRAKRDLLAAGLSEAGFGVFEPAGTYFVTTDIRPLGDGGDGFAFCRALPGRCGVVAVPNAVFYDHREQGAPFVRFAFCKRTEVLTEAVTRLKSLRTS